In Rhodovulum sulfidophilum DSM 1374, the following are encoded in one genomic region:
- a CDS encoding ABC transporter ATP-binding protein produces MTPLLTLTALGIRYPGARIPALSDLGLALFAGEKLAVIGESGSGKSTLARALAGLLPAGTEVSGRIDWTEPLPRPGRDIGYVFQDPGGSLNPLLSVGRHLDEVLRTHLPLSRKAARTRAAELLERVRIPDPDRALAAYPHQFSGGQRQRIAIALAIAAGPRLLIADEATSALDVLVQAEIAELLRGLVEAEGMTLLFITHDMALAGGLADRIAVLHDGRLIETGPAARVLHRPREAYTRTLLAAHLDLSSPRLVGDAP; encoded by the coding sequence ATGACGCCGCTTCTCACCCTTACCGCCCTCGGCATCCGTTATCCGGGTGCGCGCATCCCCGCGCTGAGCGATCTGGGCCTTGCGCTTTTCGCCGGCGAGAAACTCGCGGTGATCGGCGAATCCGGCTCGGGCAAATCGACGCTCGCCCGTGCCCTGGCCGGGCTGCTGCCCGCCGGCACCGAGGTCTCGGGCCGGATCGACTGGACCGAGCCCCTGCCCCGGCCGGGCCGCGACATCGGCTACGTGTTCCAGGACCCGGGCGGCAGCCTCAACCCGCTCCTGTCGGTCGGCCGCCATCTGGACGAGGTGCTGCGCACCCATCTGCCGCTGTCGCGCAAGGCGGCCCGCACCCGTGCCGCCGAGCTGCTTGAACGCGTCCGGATCCCCGATCCCGACCGCGCGCTCGCCGCCTATCCACACCAGTTCTCGGGCGGGCAGCGCCAGCGGATCGCCATCGCGCTTGCCATCGCGGCCGGACCGCGCCTGCTGATCGCGGACGAGGCGACCAGCGCGCTTGACGTCCTGGTGCAGGCCGAGATCGCGGAATTGTTGCGCGGGCTGGTCGAGGCCGAGGGGATGACGCTTTTGTTCATCACCCATGACATGGCGCTGGCGGGCGGGCTTGCCGACCGGATCGCGGTGCTGCATGACGGCCGGCTGATCGAGACCGGCCCCGCCGCAAGGGTGCTGCACCGCCCGCGCGAGGCCTATACGCGGACGCTTCTGGCCGCCCATCTCGACCTGAGCAGCCCGCGCCTTGTCGGGGACGCGCCATGA
- a CDS encoding hydroxymethylglutaryl-CoA lyase, translating to MPDRVEIFEVGPRDGLQNEPRAIPLAEKIALIDLLSGAGFRRIEAASFVRPERVPQMADGAEVLAGIRRAPGLRYAALTPNIRGYDRARAAGADEIAIFASASEGFSRANINASVDESLRRFAPVAVAARADGLPMRGYISCVTDCPYDGPTPPGAVAALAERLLALGCYEISLGDTLGSARPETVGAVLRAVLAVAPPERFAGHFHDTGGRAMANIEVALDAGLRVFDAAAGGLGGCPFARGAPGNVATERVAARLAALGLRTGLDPDRLAEAAGFARRMRGGPSGAGSFA from the coding sequence ATGCCTGACCGGGTCGAGATCTTCGAGGTCGGGCCGCGCGACGGGCTGCAGAACGAGCCCCGTGCGATTCCGCTGGCCGAGAAGATCGCGCTGATCGACCTGCTCAGCGGGGCAGGCTTCCGGCGGATCGAGGCGGCCAGCTTCGTGCGCCCCGAACGGGTGCCGCAGATGGCCGATGGCGCCGAGGTGCTGGCGGGCATCCGCCGGGCGCCGGGCCTGCGCTATGCCGCGCTCACCCCCAATATCCGCGGCTATGATCGTGCCCGTGCCGCCGGAGCCGACGAGATCGCGATCTTCGCCTCGGCCTCCGAAGGGTTCAGCCGCGCCAATATCAACGCCTCCGTCGATGAGAGCCTCCGCCGTTTCGCCCCGGTCGCCGTGGCGGCGCGGGCCGACGGGCTGCCGATGCGCGGCTATATCTCCTGCGTGACCGACTGCCCCTATGACGGCCCGACCCCGCCCGGCGCGGTCGCGGCGCTGGCAGAGCGGCTGCTGGCGCTGGGCTGCTACGAGATCAGCCTTGGCGACACCCTCGGCAGCGCCAGGCCCGAAACGGTGGGCGCGGTGTTGCGCGCGGTTCTGGCGGTCGCCCCGCCCGAACGCTTCGCGGGGCATTTCCATGATACCGGCGGCCGGGCCATGGCCAATATCGAGGTGGCGCTCGACGCGGGGCTCCGGGTGTTCGACGCCGCGGCCGGCGGGCTTGGCGGCTGTCCCTTCGCCCGGGGCGCGCCCGGCAATGTCGCGACCGAGCGGGTGGCGGCGCGGCTCGCCGCCCTCGGGCTGAGGACCGGGCTCGATCCCGACCGCCTGGCCGAGGCCGCGGGCTTCGCGCGGCGGATGCGCGGCGGCCCGTCCGGGGCCGGATCTTTCGCTTGA
- a CDS encoding ABC transporter permease produces MPRMIRIVLARLAGSLPVLLIVLVGVFLLLDRAGGDAVDAYLLSMGGGDAQMAAGLRAEYGLDGPAWKRLAFTLGQYARGDLGWSLALNRPIGALIAERLPNTLWLMGSATALSFLLGSGLGVLAGRRPGAMLDRLLSGGSLVLYSIPSFWLGLVLAIVFAVQLRWLPVSGIETIASGKTGLARAADIARHLVLPVAALGMIYLALFLRIMRAGMAEAWGEDYTLAARARGLSDWRITLNHAARNAILPLVTMLGLQSAAMLGGSVVIESVFAIPGFGRLAQEAVAGRDAPLLLAVILTSALMVVIANLMVDLAYGWLDPRIGAGGGSDRG; encoded by the coding sequence ATGCCGCGGATGATACGGATCGTTCTGGCCCGGCTCGCGGGCAGTCTGCCGGTCCTGCTGATCGTGCTGGTGGGGGTATTCCTGCTGCTCGACCGCGCCGGCGGCGACGCGGTCGATGCCTATCTGCTGTCGATGGGCGGGGGCGATGCGCAGATGGCAGCCGGGCTGCGCGCGGAATACGGGCTTGACGGCCCGGCCTGGAAACGGCTGGCCTTCACCCTCGGGCAATATGCGCGGGGCGATCTCGGCTGGTCGCTGGCGCTGAACCGCCCGATCGGCGCGCTGATCGCCGAGCGGTTGCCGAACACGCTCTGGCTAATGGGAAGCGCCACGGCGCTGTCCTTCCTGCTGGGCTCGGGCCTCGGGGTACTGGCCGGACGGCGACCGGGCGCGATGCTCGACCGGCTGCTGTCGGGCGGCTCGCTGGTGCTTTACTCGATCCCGAGCTTCTGGCTCGGGCTGGTGCTGGCCATCGTCTTCGCGGTGCAGCTGCGCTGGCTGCCGGTCTCGGGGATCGAGACCATCGCCTCGGGCAAGACCGGGCTGGCACGCGCCGCCGACATCGCGCGCCATCTGGTGCTGCCGGTGGCGGCGCTGGGGATGATCTATCTCGCGCTGTTTCTCAGGATCATGCGCGCGGGCATGGCCGAGGCCTGGGGCGAGGACTATACCCTTGCCGCGCGGGCGCGCGGGCTTTCCGACTGGCGGATCACGCTGAACCATGCCGCGCGAAACGCGATCCTGCCGCTGGTCACCATGCTGGGGCTGCAATCGGCGGCGATGTTGGGAGGCTCGGTGGTGATCGAAAGCGTCTTTGCCATTCCGGGCTTCGGCAGGCTTGCCCAGGAGGCCGTGGCCGGGCGCGACGCGCCGCTGCTGCTGGCGGTAATCCTGACCTCGGCGCTGATGGTCGTCATTGCCAATCTCATGGTCGATCTGGCCTATGGCTGGCTCGATCCCCGGATCGGCGCAGGCGGGGGAAGCGACCGTGGCTAA
- a CDS encoding substrate-binding periplasmic protein produces the protein MIRNCFIAIFIFTVSGQPGPAQSRDRAADGVCSATIRVGLREDAPPFSFRINPEARAPDLSATCGYEEEGLLGGYAGYTVGLCRDYLLDLLSRCRGAGPQVEAVPVAVDKRHDALAAEAPPFDMLCGATTATVTLAASVPHSPYTFLTSTSALVNARFAQAEGTSCRVGVVNGTTSAPGMQDRVLDPRRIETWQEFIRRNKSCSLDGLERAVGFDSTAEAILALRAPGPKGIDVLVGDHHILAWYWQHLDKLPRRMELPEAIAARFEALDDSETETTASSLARFKDELRLIPAAISIEPYAVVAPPGKAALIADFSRFLTARQQDRNGEYTRRLRQCFGRQIDRSFWFLMEFQSKVRDGNPLK, from the coding sequence ATGATACGGAATTGTTTTATTGCGATATTCATTTTCACCGTCAGCGGGCAGCCCGGACCGGCCCAGAGCCGCGACAGAGCAGCGGATGGGGTCTGTTCCGCCACGATCCGGGTCGGGCTGCGCGAGGACGCACCTCCCTTTTCATTCCGAATCAACCCCGAGGCCCGGGCGCCCGATCTGTCTGCGACCTGCGGATACGAGGAAGAGGGACTGCTCGGCGGCTATGCCGGCTACACTGTCGGGCTTTGCCGGGATTATCTGCTCGATCTGCTCTCGCGCTGCCGCGGCGCAGGCCCCCAAGTGGAGGCGGTGCCGGTCGCGGTCGACAAACGTCATGACGCGCTTGCCGCCGAGGCTCCGCCTTTCGACATGCTTTGCGGTGCGACCACGGCCACCGTCACGCTGGCGGCCTCGGTCCCGCATTCGCCCTACACCTTCCTGACCAGCACCTCGGCGCTGGTGAATGCCCGCTTCGCCCAGGCCGAGGGCACGTCCTGCAGGGTCGGCGTCGTCAACGGCACGACATCCGCACCGGGCATGCAGGACCGCGTCCTCGACCCGCGGCGGATCGAGACCTGGCAGGAGTTCATTCGCCGCAACAAGAGCTGTTCGCTCGACGGGCTCGAGCGTGCCGTCGGCTTCGACAGCACGGCCGAGGCCATTCTGGCCCTGCGCGCCCCGGGACCGAAGGGCATCGACGTTCTGGTCGGCGACCATCACATCCTGGCCTGGTACTGGCAGCATCTGGACAAGCTGCCCCGGCGGATGGAACTGCCCGAGGCTATCGCGGCACGCTTCGAGGCGCTTGACGATAGCGAGACTGAAACGACCGCCTCCTCCCTCGCCAGGTTCAAGGACGAGCTGAGGCTGATCCCGGCGGCGATCTCGATCGAGCCCTATGCCGTGGTCGCGCCGCCCGGCAAGGCCGCGCTGATCGCCGATTTCAGCCGGTTCCTGACCGCGCGCCAACAGGACCGGAACGGCGAATATACCCGGCGCCTGCGCCAGTGCTTCGGACGTCAGATCGACCGCAGCTTCTGGTTTCTGATGGAATTCCAAAGCAAGGTGCGGGACGGCAACCCCCTGAAATAG
- a CDS encoding HAD family hydrolase: MRPPRTLLLDLDDTLLTAYRQPERTWAAIIAEHADALGEHSTRWVTAEVLDRVLSFLSDEEGRKLWRLEGDATRRRVVRSAFHRLNLARPAGSDPLHGIDADRIADRFETYLEEAITLKPGARGMLEELHARGLRLGLLTNGSGARQRAKLARFGLAPFFGAIQIEEEAGFGKPDPRAYLRLLARLDTAPGEAWMLGDDPVWDVTAPAALGLTAIFYDETGRAPLPRGAAARIARLDAMAGLLGRCPVRAGPPRRIRP, encoded by the coding sequence ATGCGCCCGCCCCGGACCCTCCTTCTCGATCTCGACGACACGCTGCTGACCGCCTATCGCCAGCCCGAGCGGACCTGGGCCGCGATCATCGCCGAGCATGCCGATGCGCTGGGCGAGCATTCGACCCGCTGGGTCACGGCCGAGGTGCTGGACCGGGTGCTGAGCTTCCTGTCGGACGAGGAGGGCCGCAAGCTCTGGCGGCTCGAGGGCGACGCGACCCGGCGGCGGGTGGTGCGCTCGGCCTTCCACCGGCTGAACCTCGCCCGGCCGGCCGGGTCGGACCCGCTGCACGGGATCGATGCCGACCGCATCGCCGACCGGTTCGAGACCTATCTCGAAGAGGCGATCACGCTGAAACCGGGCGCGCGCGGGATGCTGGAAGAGCTGCACGCGCGCGGTCTGCGGCTGGGGCTTCTGACCAACGGATCGGGCGCCCGGCAGCGCGCCAAGCTCGCGCGTTTCGGGCTTGCGCCCTTCTTCGGGGCGATCCAGATCGAGGAGGAGGCAGGCTTCGGCAAGCCCGATCCGCGCGCCTATCTGCGCCTGCTGGCGCGGCTCGACACCGCGCCCGGCGAGGCCTGGATGCTGGGCGACGATCCGGTCTGGGACGTCACCGCACCCGCCGCGCTGGGGCTGACCGCGATCTTCTATGACGAGACCGGCCGGGCCCCCCTGCCCCGGGGCGCGGCCGCCCGGATCGCGCGGCTCGACGCCATGGCGGGCCTTCTCGGGCGCTGTCCGGTGCGGGCCGGTCCGCCCCGCCGGATCAGGCCTTAG
- a CDS encoding ABC transporter ATP-binding protein produces MSPLLDARDLAKTYPGPRRIRALDGVSLTIAPGETLGLIGPSGCGKSTLARVLTRLTEPDAGEIRFDGQDWGALRGRALRQARGAMQMVFQDPAAAFHPRATVAGALSEPLRLHRIAPRPDWPEHVARLLSEVGLSPDLARRPVEALSGGQRQRVAIARAIAPRPKLVLLDEAVSALDASLRFHVLELLARLQRERGLAYLFVSHDLAVARALSHRIAVMEAGRIVETGPTEALLAAPRSEILRRLIAAVPEIPAEEALP; encoded by the coding sequence ATGAGCCCGCTGCTCGATGCCCGCGACCTTGCCAAGACCTATCCCGGCCCGCGCCGCATCCGGGCGCTTGACGGGGTGAGCCTGACCATCGCGCCAGGCGAGACGCTGGGCCTGATCGGCCCCTCGGGTTGCGGCAAGTCCACGCTGGCCCGCGTGCTGACCCGGCTGACCGAGCCCGATGCGGGCGAGATCCGCTTTGACGGACAGGACTGGGGCGCGCTGCGCGGTCGCGCCCTGCGCCAGGCGCGCGGGGCGATGCAGATGGTGTTTCAGGACCCCGCCGCCGCCTTTCATCCCCGCGCCACCGTCGCGGGCGCGCTGAGCGAGCCGTTGCGGTTGCACCGGATCGCCCCCCGTCCGGACTGGCCCGAGCATGTCGCGAGGCTGCTGAGCGAGGTCGGGCTTTCGCCCGATCTGGCCCGCCGCCCGGTCGAGGCGCTGTCGGGCGGCCAGCGCCAGCGCGTGGCCATCGCCCGCGCCATCGCGCCCCGGCCGAAACTCGTGCTGCTCGACGAGGCGGTCTCGGCGCTCGACGCCTCGCTCCGGTTCCATGTGCTGGAGCTGCTGGCCCGGTTGCAGCGCGAGCGGGGGCTGGCCTATCTCTTCGTCAGCCACGATCTGGCCGTCGCCCGCGCCCTGTCGCACCGGATCGCGGTGATGGAGGCCGGCCGGATCGTCGAGACCGGCCCGACCGAGGCGCTGCTGGCCGCACCCCGCAGCGAGATCCTGCGCCGCCTGATCGCTGCCGTGCCCGAAATCCCCGCCGAAGAGGCCCTTCCATGA
- a CDS encoding aminotransferase class V-fold PLP-dependent enzyme, with the protein MTALPAPFWLPLPDAPDFPAEGFAPLADAIGRLMGTRNDVLLVQGEAMVALEAVASSIGAPGRKVLNIATSPYGQWFGAWLRRAGAEVTEIAGRAPGHPVAAATVAEALVTDRFDLVALVHAESATGILNPLAEIAALTRAHGVLLAVDAVASLGGHPLALDALGIDIAVMGPQKALGGPAGTSAIAVSPAAWERIAPPGAAPSILSLGDLRAHWLETGRGALPGTPSALEFHALAQTLARVEAEGPEAIRTRHARAAAAARAGARALTGTEWVPPAEASALVTALALPEGLSAAGVLAHVAGDTLSAGTGAAGARVIRLNHTGPRARLDNVLGDLARLGAALAAAGWPAPTDQALAAAETAFREAAKA; encoded by the coding sequence ATGACCGCCCTGCCCGCCCCCTTCTGGCTGCCGCTGCCCGATGCGCCGGACTTTCCGGCCGAAGGCTTCGCCCCGCTTGCCGATGCCATCGGACGGCTGATGGGCACCCGCAACGATGTGCTGCTGGTGCAGGGCGAGGCGATGGTGGCGCTGGAGGCGGTGGCAAGTTCGATCGGCGCGCCGGGCCGCAAGGTCCTGAATATCGCGACCTCGCCTTACGGGCAGTGGTTCGGCGCATGGCTGCGGCGCGCCGGCGCCGAGGTGACCGAGATCGCGGGCCGGGCGCCGGGACATCCGGTCGCCGCCGCAACCGTGGCAGAGGCGCTGGTCACCGACCGCTTCGATCTGGTCGCCCTCGTCCATGCCGAAAGCGCGACCGGCATCCTCAACCCTCTGGCCGAGATCGCGGCCCTGACCAGGGCCCATGGCGTGTTGCTGGCGGTCGATGCCGTGGCCTCGCTGGGCGGCCACCCGCTCGCGCTCGACGCGCTGGGGATCGATATCGCCGTGATGGGGCCGCAAAAGGCGCTGGGGGGACCGGCCGGAACCTCGGCCATCGCCGTCTCGCCCGCCGCATGGGAGCGGATCGCCCCGCCCGGTGCCGCGCCCTCGATCCTGTCGCTCGGCGATCTGCGCGCGCACTGGCTTGAAACCGGCCGGGGCGCGCTGCCGGGCACGCCCTCGGCGCTCGAATTCCATGCCCTCGCCCAGACGCTTGCCCGGGTCGAGGCCGAAGGGCCAGAGGCGATCCGCACCCGCCATGCCCGCGCCGCCGCCGCCGCCCGTGCCGGCGCGCGCGCGCTGACCGGCACCGAATGGGTGCCGCCCGCCGAGGCCTCGGCGCTTGTCACCGCCCTGGCCCTGCCCGAGGGGCTGTCCGCCGCCGGGGTTCTGGCCCATGTCGCGGGCGACACGCTCAGCGCGGGCACCGGCGCGGCCGGCGCGCGGGTGATCCGGCTGAACCATACCGGCCCGCGCGCCCGCCTGGACAATGTGCTGGGCGATCTTGCCAGGCTTGGCGCAGCACTCGCCGCCGCGGGCTGGCCCGCGCCCACCGACCAGGCCCTCGCCGCGGCCGAAACCGCCTTCAGGGAGGCCGCGAAAGCCTGA
- a CDS encoding ABC transporter substrate-binding protein, which produces MVPMLATISRRSLLTGTAALLGSTALWGRAHAAGGGRLIVAADSEPRQLNPAIVASNGVFFITSKVIEPLAEASYAPGGLRPLLATGWEGSEDGHSVTFTLREGVLWHDGTPFSSADVAFSAMEVWKPLQNIGRALFANLEAVETPDPLTAVFRFSQPMPLQLIANALPVVSSVLPKHLYAGTDIATNPANAAPIGTGPFRWGKHRPGEYYLLSRNDSYWGEGLPLLDDIVFRVLPDRAAAASSLEAGEVHLAAFSAVPLSDLDRIGRVPGLEVVTKGYEALTYQLTVEINHRTEALSKLKVRQAIAHAIDRDFVLKTIFLGYAEAATGPVPANDPTFYTPDVATYPFDIETAKALLDEAGYPEGPDGTRFGLRLLPAPYFSETRQFGDYLRQALAAIGIDARIVPHDAAGHIRAVYTDHAFDLAIAPTVFRADPAISTTILLRSGMPPGVPFSNQGGYADPELDAVIDEALVTLDPAARVALYKKLQRMVAADLPIINVADWSFTSVVSDKVTGVATNPRWVVSNWADTGLSQ; this is translated from the coding sequence ATGGTTCCAATGCTTGCCACGATTTCCCGCCGCAGCCTCCTGACCGGCACCGCCGCCCTGCTTGGCTCAACGGCGCTGTGGGGGCGCGCGCATGCGGCCGGAGGCGGGCGCCTGATCGTCGCCGCCGACAGCGAGCCGCGCCAGCTCAACCCGGCCATCGTCGCCTCGAACGGGGTCTTCTTCATCACCTCGAAGGTGATCGAGCCGCTGGCCGAGGCCAGCTACGCGCCCGGCGGGCTGAGGCCGCTTCTGGCGACCGGCTGGGAGGGCTCGGAGGACGGGCACAGCGTTACCTTCACCCTGCGCGAGGGGGTTCTGTGGCATGACGGCACGCCCTTCAGCTCGGCCGATGTCGCCTTCTCGGCGATGGAGGTCTGGAAGCCCCTGCAGAATATCGGCCGCGCGCTTTTTGCCAATCTCGAGGCGGTCGAGACCCCCGACCCGCTGACCGCGGTCTTCCGCTTCTCGCAGCCGATGCCGCTGCAACTGATCGCCAATGCGCTGCCGGTGGTGTCCTCGGTACTGCCGAAACATCTCTACGCGGGCACGGACATCGCCACCAACCCGGCCAATGCGGCGCCGATCGGGACCGGCCCGTTCAGATGGGGCAAGCACCGCCCCGGCGAATATTACCTGCTGAGCAGAAATGACAGCTACTGGGGCGAGGGCCTTCCGCTGCTGGACGATATCGTGTTCCGGGTCTTGCCCGACCGCGCCGCGGCGGCCAGTTCGCTCGAGGCGGGCGAGGTCCATCTTGCGGCCTTCTCGGCGGTGCCGCTGTCCGATCTGGACCGGATCGGCCGGGTGCCGGGGCTCGAGGTCGTGACCAAGGGCTATGAGGCGCTGACCTACCAGCTGACTGTCGAGATCAACCACCGCACCGAGGCCCTGTCCAAGCTGAAGGTCCGGCAGGCCATCGCCCATGCCATCGACCGGGACTTCGTGCTGAAGACGATCTTCCTCGGCTATGCCGAAGCCGCCACCGGCCCGGTCCCGGCCAACGATCCCACCTTCTACACCCCCGATGTCGCCACCTACCCGTTCGACATCGAAACCGCCAAGGCGCTGCTGGACGAGGCGGGCTATCCCGAAGGTCCCGACGGCACCAGATTTGGCCTGCGGCTGCTGCCCGCGCCCTATTTCTCGGAGACGCGCCAGTTCGGCGACTACCTGCGCCAGGCGCTGGCCGCCATCGGCATCGACGCCCGGATCGTGCCCCATGACGCGGCGGGCCATATCCGGGCGGTCTATACCGATCACGCCTTCGATCTGGCCATCGCGCCCACCGTCTTCCGCGCCGATCCGGCGATCTCGACCACCATCCTTCTGCGCTCGGGCATGCCGCCGGGCGTGCCCTTCTCCAATCAGGGCGGCTATGCCGATCCCGAACTCGACGCGGTGATCGACGAGGCGCTGGTGACGCTCGACCCCGCCGCCCGGGTGGCGCTGTACAAAAAGCTCCAGCGGATGGTCGCGGCCGATCTGCCGATCATCAACGTCGCCGACTGGAGCTTCACCTCGGTGGTTTCGGACAAGGTGACCGGCGTCGCCACCAATCCGCGCTGGGTGGTGTCGAACTGGGCGGATACCGGCCTGTCGCAATGA
- a CDS encoding ABC transporter permease has product MAKALLGRPEALFGAAILLALILVAVFAPLIAPGDPLAIAGAPLIPPFTDPALPLGTDRLGRDLLAELIHGARTSVSVGLSAALVAVLLGMSIGTAAGFAGGLTEAVLMRLVDAFQIVPGFLLALAFVSAAGPSLGIVVLAIALGAWTGPARLARARVLSLRETDFVAAARVMGMSPAEIAFRQILPLALPPVLAVASVIVAAAVLTEAALSFLGLGDPNSITWGAMIAEGRNQLRSAAYLSIIPGIALVLTVISTYLLGEALTDILSGRRNR; this is encoded by the coding sequence GTGGCTAAAGCCCTGCTCGGCCGCCCCGAAGCGCTGTTCGGGGCCGCGATCCTGCTGGCCCTGATCCTGGTCGCGGTCTTCGCGCCGCTGATCGCGCCCGGCGATCCGCTGGCCATCGCGGGTGCTCCGCTGATCCCGCCCTTCACCGACCCGGCTCTGCCGCTCGGCACCGACCGGCTCGGCCGCGATCTTCTGGCCGAGCTGATCCACGGCGCGCGGACCTCGGTCAGCGTGGGGCTTTCGGCGGCCCTTGTCGCGGTCCTCCTCGGCATGAGCATCGGCACCGCGGCGGGCTTTGCCGGCGGACTGACCGAAGCGGTTCTGATGCGCCTCGTCGATGCCTTCCAGATCGTGCCGGGCTTTCTGCTGGCGCTGGCCTTCGTCTCGGCCGCGGGACCGTCGCTGGGCATCGTGGTTCTGGCCATCGCGCTTGGCGCCTGGACCGGGCCCGCGCGGCTGGCCCGCGCCCGCGTTCTGAGCCTGCGGGAGACCGATTTCGTCGCCGCGGCCCGGGTCATGGGCATGTCCCCGGCCGAGATCGCCTTCCGCCAGATCCTGCCGCTTGCGCTGCCGCCGGTCCTGGCGGTGGCCTCGGTCATCGTCGCCGCGGCGGTGCTGACCGAGGCGGCGCTGTCCTTCCTCGGGCTCGGCGACCCCAATTCGATCACCTGGGGGGCGATGATCGCCGAGGGCCGCAACCAGTTGCGCTCGGCCGCCTATCTGTCGATCATCCCCGGCATCGCGCTGGTCCTGACCGTGATCTCGACCTATCTTCTGGGCGAGGCGCTGACCGACATCCTGTCGGGGCGCAGGAACAGATGA